A region from the Flavobacteriales bacterium genome encodes:
- the typA gene encoding translational GTPase TypA has protein sequence MTELRNIAIIAHVDHGKTTLVDRILHQCQLFRENQETSDLLLDNNDLERERGITILSKNVSVRYKGVKINVIDTPGHSDFGGEVERVLNMADGVLLLVDAFEGAMPQTRFVLGKAIALGLKPIVVINKVDKPNCTPEEVHEQVFDLMFALDANEDQLDFPVVYGSSKQGWMGPDWKTPTEDVSYLLDVILEKIPAPKKVDGTLQMRITSLDYSSFQGRIAVGRVSRGTIKAGQNVSLVKNDGKVVKGKVAELMTFEGLGKEKVKTTDLSSGEICAVMGLEGFDIGDTIADFENPEGLPGFKVDEPTMSMLFTINTSPFFGKEGEFVTSRHLRDRLFKEIEKNLAMKIEETGSPDKLLVYGRGILHLGILVETMRREGYEFQLGQPQVLLKEIDGVKCEPIEALTVQVPEPFSSKVIDQVSRRKGELMSVELKGDRVNIEFNIPARGIIGLRNPLLTATEGEAIIAHRFKGYEPWKGEFQSARSGCIVSAETGTAIAYAIDKLQDRGKFFIDPGEEVYAGQVIGESPKPDEELAVNVIRVKKLTNMRASGSDDKVNIAPAVKFSLEECMEYIANDEYLEVTPKSLRIRKVLLDENERKKASKAVVA, from the coding sequence ATGACCGAGCTCCGCAACATCGCCATCATCGCCCACGTCGACCACGGCAAAACCACACTGGTGGACCGCATCCTGCACCAGTGCCAGCTTTTCCGTGAGAACCAGGAGACCAGCGATTTGCTGCTCGACAACAACGACCTGGAGCGAGAGCGGGGCATCACCATCCTGAGCAAGAACGTCAGCGTGCGCTACAAAGGAGTGAAGATCAACGTGATCGACACCCCAGGCCACAGCGACTTCGGTGGTGAGGTGGAACGCGTACTGAACATGGCCGATGGTGTGCTGCTGCTGGTGGATGCCTTCGAAGGCGCCATGCCGCAGACGCGCTTCGTGCTGGGCAAGGCCATCGCGCTCGGCTTGAAGCCCATCGTGGTGATCAACAAGGTGGACAAGCCGAACTGCACGCCCGAGGAAGTGCACGAGCAGGTGTTCGACCTCATGTTCGCGCTCGACGCCAATGAGGACCAGCTCGACTTTCCCGTGGTTTACGGCAGCAGCAAGCAGGGCTGGATGGGCCCCGATTGGAAGACACCGACCGAGGACGTGAGCTACCTGCTCGATGTGATCCTGGAGAAGATCCCTGCCCCGAAGAAGGTGGACGGCACACTGCAGATGCGCATCACCAGCCTCGACTACAGCAGCTTCCAAGGGCGTATCGCCGTGGGCCGCGTGAGCCGTGGTACCATCAAGGCCGGACAGAACGTGAGCCTGGTGAAGAACGATGGCAAGGTGGTGAAGGGCAAGGTGGCCGAGCTGATGACCTTCGAGGGGCTTGGCAAGGAGAAGGTGAAAACGACCGACCTCTCGAGCGGCGAGATCTGCGCCGTGATGGGTCTTGAAGGTTTCGACATCGGCGACACCATCGCCGACTTCGAGAACCCCGAGGGCCTGCCCGGTTTCAAGGTGGACGAGCCCACGATGAGCATGCTCTTCACCATCAACACCTCGCCGTTCTTCGGCAAGGAGGGCGAGTTCGTCACCAGCCGCCACCTGCGCGATCGCCTCTTCAAGGAGATCGAGAAAAACCTGGCGATGAAGATCGAAGAGACCGGTAGCCCGGACAAGTTGCTGGTTTATGGTCGCGGTATCCTTCACCTGGGCATCCTGGTGGAGACCATGCGCCGCGAAGGCTACGAGTTCCAACTGGGCCAGCCGCAGGTGCTGCTCAAGGAGATCGATGGGGTGAAGTGCGAGCCCATCGAGGCGCTCACTGTGCAAGTGCCCGAGCCGTTCAGCAGCAAGGTCATCGACCAGGTGAGCCGCCGCAAAGGCGAACTCATGAGCGTGGAGTTGAAGGGCGACCGCGTGAACATCGAGTTCAACATCCCTGCGCGCGGCATCATCGGCCTGCGCAACCCGCTGCTCACGGCCACTGAAGGTGAGGCCATCATTGCGCACCGCTTCAAGGGCTACGAGCCTTGGAAGGGCGAATTCCAGAGCGCACGCAGCGGCTGCATCGTGAGCGCCGAGACCGGCACAGCCATCGCCTACGCAATCGACAAGCTGCAGGACCGCGGTAAGTTCTTCATCGATCCCGGAGAAGAGGTGTACGCCGGCCAGGTGATCGGCGAAAGCCCCAAGCCCGACGAGGAACTCGCGGTGAACGTGATCCGCGTGAAGAAGCTCACGAACATGCGCGCCAGCGGCAGCGATGACAAGGTGAACATCGCACCGGCCGTCAAGTTCTCGCTGGAAGAGTGCATGGAGTACATCGCCAATGACGAGTACTTGGAGGTGACGCCGAAGAGCCTGCGCATCCGCAAGGTGCTCCTGGACGAGAACGAGCGCAAGAAGGCGAGTAAGGCCGTGGTGGCGTAG
- a CDS encoding RNA-binding S4 domain-containing protein — MRIDKFLWCVRLFPTRSAATEACRSGRVQVADREVKPAAEVAAGAEIAVRVPPIWKRFEILALPTSRVGAKLVPGQLRETTPFADLEKLELAQRTRGGYHGEGRPTKRDRRDLERFSGE, encoded by the coding sequence ATGCGCATCGACAAGTTCCTCTGGTGCGTGCGCCTCTTCCCCACGCGGAGCGCGGCAACTGAGGCTTGCCGCAGCGGTCGCGTGCAAGTGGCCGATCGCGAGGTGAAGCCCGCCGCGGAAGTCGCCGCCGGAGCGGAAATAGCCGTGCGTGTGCCTCCCATCTGGAAACGCTTCGAGATCCTGGCGCTGCCCACTTCGCGGGTGGGAGCCAAACTGGTGCCCGGCCAGCTGCGTGAAACCACCCCGTTCGCGGACCTGGAGAAGCTGGAACTCGCCCAGCGCACACGAGGGGGCTACCACGGCGAAGGGCGCCCCACCAAGCGCGACCGGCGCGATCTGGAGCGCTTTTCCGGTGAATGA
- a CDS encoding PDZ domain-containing protein: MNTARSTISLLAMLALAPSCSAQAQDKEAPKARINITVTENGETKRLEREVPLNDAEAIQQALKEMGVLDEMTIENGANRIEINIRKRDDDGVLKDMDMSMFLDAPEAMVWAEAPGEPRAYLGVYSGNWNQSTCEDDKKANKNNTTVREGACVTHVIEGTAAEKAGLKEGDVIVEIDGKEVKNHGSLTEAIRSHKPGEAVKVVYWRDGKKGSTTATLGEHESEGYKYSYYGGHGDGHGDGHGGWTYSFSGGGSFLGVVPGGQVNGGLQVEDVVDGSSAEEMGLQDNDVIKKLNGTEIGDFDDLVDAVDGTEPGAETVLLVERDGKTMVLSGKMGGDEPMVIEMPDMPEMPEMPEMPPMAPMYRMPQWNGLPPEYQEEMQREMEQLRREMDDLRDELNGQVRREMRVVIERRELTPEETDVLRKKGVAGLDNKLVLEEVRCFPNPSDGFFRLQFDLPGKGDLNVDVHDAKGERVYHESVSDYEGAYERTLNLSGKPDGTYFLVITQNGKTHTQKLVKE; this comes from the coding sequence ATGAACACCGCACGTTCCACCATCAGTTTGCTGGCCATGCTGGCCCTCGCGCCCAGTTGTTCGGCACAAGCGCAGGACAAGGAAGCACCGAAAGCCCGCATCAACATCACCGTTACCGAGAACGGTGAAACCAAACGCCTCGAACGCGAAGTGCCGTTGAACGACGCCGAGGCCATACAACAAGCGCTGAAAGAGATGGGCGTGCTGGATGAAATGACGATCGAGAACGGCGCAAACCGCATCGAGATCAACATCCGCAAGCGCGATGACGACGGCGTGCTGAAGGACATGGACATGAGCATGTTCCTTGATGCTCCCGAGGCCATGGTGTGGGCCGAAGCACCCGGTGAACCCCGCGCGTACCTCGGTGTCTACTCCGGCAATTGGAACCAGAGCACTTGCGAAGACGACAAGAAGGCCAACAAGAACAACACCACCGTGAGAGAAGGTGCATGCGTCACCCATGTGATCGAAGGCACGGCTGCGGAAAAGGCCGGACTGAAGGAAGGTGATGTGATCGTGGAGATCGACGGCAAGGAGGTGAAGAACCATGGTTCGCTTACAGAGGCCATCCGCTCGCACAAACCCGGCGAAGCGGTGAAGGTGGTGTACTGGCGCGACGGCAAGAAGGGTTCCACGACGGCCACGCTGGGCGAACACGAAAGCGAAGGCTACAAATACAGCTACTACGGTGGCCATGGCGACGGGCATGGAGATGGGCATGGCGGCTGGACCTACTCGTTCAGCGGTGGTGGTTCGTTCCTGGGCGTGGTGCCCGGTGGTCAGGTGAACGGTGGCCTGCAAGTGGAAGATGTCGTCGACGGCAGCAGCGCAGAGGAAATGGGCCTGCAGGACAATGACGTCATCAAGAAGCTGAACGGAACGGAGATCGGTGACTTCGATGATCTGGTGGATGCCGTTGACGGAACTGAGCCCGGAGCGGAAACGGTTCTGCTGGTGGAGCGCGATGGAAAGACAATGGTGCTTTCAGGCAAGATGGGCGGCGACGAGCCCATGGTGATCGAGATGCCTGACATGCCCGAGATGCCCGAAATGCCGGAGATGCCGCCCATGGCACCCATGTACCGCATGCCGCAATGGAACGGCCTTCCACCGGAGTACCAAGAAGAGATGCAGCGCGAAATGGAGCAATTGCGCCGCGAAATGGACGACCTCCGCGATGAGCTGAACGGCCAGGTGCGCCGCGAAATGCGGGTGGTGATCGAGCGGCGCGAACTGACGCCCGAAGAGACGGACGTGCTGCGCAAGAAAGGCGTGGCCGGGCTCGACAACAAACTGGTGCTTGAAGAAGTCCGCTGCTTCCCGAACCCGAGCGATGGGTTCTTCCGCCTGCAGTTCGACCTGCCGGGCAAAGGCGACCTGAACGTGGACGTGCACGATGCCAAAGGCGAGCGTGTTTACCACGAAAGCGTCAGCGATTACGAAGGGGCCTACGAACGCACCCTCAACCTGAGCGGCAAGCCCGATGGCACCTATTTCCTTGTGATCACCCAGAACGGCAAGACGCACACCCAGAAGCTCGTCAAGGAGTAA
- a CDS encoding phage holin family protein, which yields MKLLIRLALSTLAVLVAERLLRGVHIDEWTTGIIVAIVLGLVNTFIRPVLILFTLPVTLLSLGLFILVINAGMVMLVDRWIDGFRVDGFWWALGFSLMQWAVQGFLNALEGGQKKPEE from the coding sequence ATGAAACTGCTGATCCGACTTGCACTTTCCACGTTGGCCGTACTGGTGGCCGAACGCCTGTTGCGCGGCGTGCACATCGATGAGTGGACCACCGGCATCATCGTGGCCATCGTGCTGGGGCTGGTGAACACGTTCATCCGGCCGGTGCTCATCCTGTTCACACTTCCGGTCACATTGCTCTCATTGGGACTGTTCATCCTGGTCATCAACGCAGGCATGGTGATGCTCGTGGACCGTTGGATAGACGGCTTCCGCGTGGACGGCTTCTGGTGGGCCCTCGGCTTCAGCCTGATGCAATGGGCCGTGCAGGGCTTCCTCAATGCGCTGGAAGGCGGGCAGAAGAAACCGGAGGAGTGA
- a CDS encoding TIGR00266 family protein produces MTRKAHELDHRIVGDDMQCVEITLDPQETVLAEAGALMMMDEGVQMQTIFGDGNGQEQSFLNKLWGAGKRILTGESLFMTAYTNQVNMRRTVWFAAAYPGKILPLDLRDYGQRLICQKDSFLCAAKGVSIGIAFQKKIGAGLFGGEGFIMQQLDGDGQVYIHAGGTTVQRDLQPGEKLRVDTGCLVAMTSSVNYDIEFVGGIKNTLFGGEGLFFATLQGPGHVWIQSLPFSRLADNIVRASPKLGGSRKGEGSLLGGLGGLLDGDN; encoded by the coding sequence ATGACCCGCAAAGCACACGAACTGGACCACCGCATCGTCGGCGACGACATGCAGTGCGTGGAGATCACGCTCGACCCGCAAGAGACCGTACTGGCCGAGGCTGGTGCCCTGATGATGATGGACGAGGGCGTGCAGATGCAGACCATCTTCGGCGATGGCAACGGGCAGGAGCAGAGCTTCCTGAACAAGCTGTGGGGTGCAGGCAAGCGCATCCTCACCGGTGAAAGTCTCTTCATGACGGCCTACACCAACCAGGTGAACATGCGCCGCACGGTGTGGTTCGCGGCGGCCTATCCCGGCAAGATCCTACCGCTCGATCTGCGCGACTACGGCCAACGCCTCATCTGCCAGAAGGATTCGTTCCTCTGTGCCGCCAAGGGCGTCAGCATCGGCATCGCGTTCCAGAAGAAGATCGGCGCGGGTCTCTTCGGAGGCGAAGGCTTCATCATGCAGCAGCTTGATGGTGATGGCCAGGTGTACATCCACGCGGGTGGCACCACGGTGCAACGCGATCTGCAACCCGGCGAAAAGCTGCGTGTTGACACCGGCTGCCTGGTGGCTATGACCAGCAGCGTCAACTACGACATCGAGTTCGTGGGCGGCATCAAGAACACACTGTTCGGTGGTGAAGGCTTGTTCTTCGCCACGCTGCAAGGCCCGGGGCACGTGTGGATCCAAAGCCTGCCCTTCAGCCGTTTGGCCGATAACATCGTGCGTGCCTCACCGAAACTGGGTGGCAGCCGCAAGGGCGAAGGCAGCTTGCTCGGTGGTTTGGGCGGTCTGCTCGACGGCGACAACTGA
- a CDS encoding tungsten formylmethanofuran dehydrogenase, which translates to MCGQSYRHAEGPTSQPPSNLAAHVIPHPVLKTADPQSTIDNAILLRAWELMCTAKAMTELYEEHFKFTSKYVHATSRGHEAIQLALGLQLKPQDFVAPYYRDDSILLGIGMRPYELMLQLLAKRDDPFSGGRSYYCHPSLKREGMPRIPHQSSATGMQGIPTTGIALGLWYKEQAGLPHDMNGGTGNDAPVVVCSFGDASITEGEVAEAFQMAVLKSLPIIYLVQDNEWDISAHAPEFRKGDATAYAKGFPGLETRTIDGTDFFESYATLQEVIATVRKERRPFLVHAKVPLLNHHTSGVRMDFYRSEENLAEHRKRDPQPRFLQQLLDHRLQLDGLKKLEQQAIATVKTDFELARNAEDPRPEDVTTHDFAPTPVTEEKGERAPADREPTVMVDSALFAIRELMQEDPRCLLYGQDVGARLGGVFREAATLAKTFGDHRVFNTPIQEAFIVGSTVGMSAAGLKPIVEVQFADYIWPGLNQLFTEVARSCYLTVGKYPVSCILRVPIGAYGSGGPYHSSSVESVLCNIKGIKIAYPSTGADLKGLMKAAYHDPNPVVMLEHKGLYWSKIKGTEEAKSIEPSPDYIVPFGKARVVQEADAARVAKGEAAVIVTYGMGVYWAKAAAKNHPGCITIIDLRTLVPLDEETVMTAVRSHGRCLVVTEEQLTNSFAQALASRISNECFTALDAPVRTLGALDMPAVPLNSTLEAAMIPSGEKVGAALEQLLRY; encoded by the coding sequence ATGTGCGGCCAAAGCTATCGGCATGCGGAAGGCCCGACCAGCCAGCCGCCAAGTAATTTGGCCGCTCACGTAATCCCGCACCCCGTGCTGAAGACCGCCGACCCGCAGAGCACCATTGACAACGCCATCCTGCTGCGCGCTTGGGAGCTCATGTGCACGGCCAAGGCGATGACCGAACTCTACGAAGAGCACTTCAAGTTCACGAGCAAATACGTGCACGCGACCAGTCGGGGGCATGAGGCGATCCAGCTCGCGCTCGGTTTGCAGTTGAAGCCGCAGGACTTCGTGGCGCCCTACTACCGCGACGACAGCATCCTGCTCGGCATCGGCATGCGGCCCTATGAGCTGATGCTGCAACTGCTGGCCAAACGCGACGACCCCTTCAGCGGCGGGCGCAGCTACTACTGCCACCCGAGCTTGAAGCGCGAGGGTATGCCACGCATCCCGCACCAGAGCAGCGCCACGGGCATGCAGGGCATCCCGACCACGGGCATCGCGCTTGGCTTGTGGTACAAAGAGCAAGCAGGTCTACCGCACGACATGAACGGTGGCACCGGCAACGACGCTCCTGTTGTGGTGTGCTCGTTCGGCGATGCCTCCATCACCGAAGGCGAAGTGGCCGAAGCCTTCCAGATGGCGGTGCTGAAGAGCCTGCCCATCATCTACCTGGTGCAGGACAACGAGTGGGACATCAGTGCCCACGCACCGGAGTTCCGCAAGGGAGATGCAACAGCCTACGCCAAGGGATTCCCGGGCTTGGAAACGCGCACCATCGACGGCACCGACTTCTTCGAGAGCTATGCCACACTGCAAGAAGTGATCGCCACGGTGCGCAAGGAACGCCGCCCCTTCCTGGTGCATGCGAAAGTGCCCCTCCTCAACCACCACACGAGCGGTGTGCGCATGGACTTTTACCGGAGCGAGGAGAACCTGGCCGAACACCGCAAACGCGACCCGCAACCGCGCTTCCTGCAACAATTGCTCGACCATCGGCTGCAACTCGACGGCCTGAAGAAGCTCGAGCAACAGGCCATCGCCACGGTGAAGACCGATTTCGAGCTGGCCCGCAACGCCGAGGACCCGCGCCCGGAGGATGTGACTACGCATGACTTCGCTCCCACCCCGGTTACGGAGGAGAAAGGTGAACGCGCACCCGCTGATCGCGAGCCCACCGTGATGGTGGACAGCGCCCTGTTCGCCATACGCGAGCTGATGCAGGAAGATCCGCGCTGCCTGCTCTACGGACAGGATGTTGGTGCCCGCCTCGGTGGCGTGTTCCGCGAGGCAGCTACGCTCGCAAAGACCTTCGGCGACCATCGTGTGTTCAACACGCCCATCCAGGAAGCGTTCATCGTGGGCAGCACGGTGGGCATGAGCGCCGCCGGGTTGAAGCCGATCGTGGAGGTGCAGTTCGCCGATTACATCTGGCCGGGCCTGAACCAGCTCTTCACGGAAGTAGCGCGTTCGTGCTACCTCACCGTGGGCAAATACCCTGTGAGCTGCATCCTGCGCGTGCCCATCGGGGCGTACGGCAGCGGTGGACCGTACCACAGCAGCAGCGTGGAGAGCGTGCTCTGCAACATCAAGGGCATCAAGATCGCGTACCCCAGCACCGGCGCCGACCTGAAGGGATTGATGAAGGCCGCCTACCACGACCCGAACCCGGTGGTGATGCTCGAGCACAAAGGCCTCTACTGGAGCAAGATCAAAGGCACTGAGGAAGCCAAGAGCATTGAACCTTCGCCGGATTACATCGTACCGTTCGGCAAGGCACGCGTGGTGCAAGAAGCAGATGCTGCGCGCGTTGCGAAAGGCGAAGCCGCCGTCATTGTCACCTACGGCATGGGCGTTTACTGGGCGAAGGCCGCGGCGAAGAACCACCCTGGCTGCATCACCATCATCGACCTGCGCACGCTTGTGCCGCTGGACGAGGAGACCGTGATGACCGCGGTGCGCAGCCACGGCCGTTGTTTGGTGGTGACGGAAGAACAACTGACCAACTCCTTCGCACAAGCACTGGCCTCGCGCATCAGCAACGAGTGCTTCACGGCCCTTGATGCACCCGTGCGCACGCTCGGCGCATTGGACATGCCGGCAGTGCCGCTGAACAGCACATTGGAAGCTGCAATGATCCCGAGTGGGGAGAAAGTCGGCGCAGCGCTGGAGCAATTGCTGCGTTACTGA
- a CDS encoding phospholipase, with the protein MAAAEQHISVPRTARYYTLGAEGSREMWLVLHGYGQLARYFLHHFEGLEEGRLIVAPEGLSRFYLDGSFGRVGASWMTREDRETEIADQITYLDALAARVSGKAALPVNVLGFSQGVATACRWAAMGRTRIQRIVVWGGSMPPELGQDPTAHPWRECRFDLVHGKADTVVGADVLERNAALLRSTSVPFTVHEHDGGHTLDRLLLGRLLGTDR; encoded by the coding sequence ATGGCCGCAGCGGAGCAGCATATCAGCGTTCCCCGCACCGCGCGCTACTACACGTTGGGTGCTGAGGGCAGCAGAGAAATGTGGTTGGTGCTGCACGGTTATGGCCAATTGGCGCGCTATTTCCTGCACCACTTCGAGGGCTTGGAGGAAGGTCGCCTCATCGTTGCGCCCGAAGGTCTCAGCCGCTTCTACCTCGATGGTTCCTTCGGACGTGTAGGTGCAAGTTGGATGACACGTGAGGACCGGGAGACCGAGATCGCTGACCAGATAACGTACCTGGACGCCCTGGCCGCGCGGGTGTCCGGCAAGGCAGCGCTGCCCGTGAACGTGCTTGGATTTTCCCAAGGCGTTGCCACGGCCTGCCGTTGGGCCGCCATGGGCAGGACCCGCATCCAGCGCATTGTCGTTTGGGGTGGAAGCATGCCGCCGGAGTTGGGACAGGATCCCACGGCTCATCCATGGCGGGAATGCCGGTTCGACCTGGTGCACGGCAAGGCCGACACCGTGGTGGGAGCCGACGTTCTGGAGCGCAACGCCGCGCTGCTAAGAAGCACCAGCGTGCCTTTCACCGTTCATGAGCACGATGGTGGCCACACGCTCGACCGTCTCCTGCTGGGCCGCTTGTTGGGTACGGATCGTTAG
- a CDS encoding redoxin domain-containing protein codes for MKRTLPVVASTLLSGALLAQANNYPTGSTVADFTVTDTEGVQHSLYDITGQGKYVILDFFFDTCPPCQATQTYFNQLHETYGCNDGDLFVMSMNNGTDSNAEVIAYEAAYGGTYSHSPAVGIEGGCAAVDAAFGVSAYPTYCLIGPDNIMKNNDIWPVSDMSTFVAAFPAGSNIDVMSCAVGVDESGELAFTSVFPTPSTGLITVSVETAAARNLSVEVYDLLGKRVMIENLGTLGNGAQRTMDLTTLADGDYILKLLANGQVHDVTRVALSR; via the coding sequence ATGAAGCGAACCCTACCCGTTGTCGCCAGCACCCTCCTCAGCGGAGCGCTCCTGGCCCAAGCCAACAACTACCCCACCGGAAGCACCGTGGCGGACTTCACTGTAACCGATACCGAGGGCGTGCAGCACAGTCTGTACGACATCACTGGCCAGGGCAAATACGTCATCCTCGATTTCTTCTTCGACACCTGCCCGCCCTGCCAGGCCACGCAGACATACTTCAACCAACTGCACGAGACCTACGGTTGCAACGATGGCGACCTCTTCGTGATGTCCATGAACAATGGCACGGACAGCAATGCCGAAGTGATCGCGTACGAAGCCGCTTACGGCGGCACCTACTCGCACTCCCCCGCGGTCGGTATCGAGGGCGGTTGTGCAGCGGTTGATGCGGCGTTCGGCGTGAGCGCCTACCCGACCTACTGCCTCATCGGCCCTGACAACATCATGAAGAACAACGATATCTGGCCCGTGAGCGACATGAGCACCTTCGTGGCCGCGTTCCCTGCTGGCAGCAACATCGATGTGATGAGCTGCGCCGTGGGCGTTGACGAATCTGGCGAGCTGGCCTTCACGTCCGTGTTCCCCACGCCGAGCACCGGCCTCATCACCGTTTCCGTTGAAACGGCCGCAGCCCGCAACCTGAGCGTGGAAGTGTACGACCTCCTCGGCAAGCGCGTGATGATCGAGAACCTCGGCACGCTGGGCAATGGCGCACAGCGCACCATGGACCTCACCACGTTGGCGGACGGCGACTACATCCTGAAGCTGCTGGCCAATGGCCAGGTGCACGACGTGACCCGCGTGGCCCTGAGCCGCTGA
- a CDS encoding M1 family metallopeptidase — MRPSFQLISVGNALALAIGLSSCGAPEQRADDTTGAPAPTTAMDKHSASTPEEAVIKHLDLELAVDMAAHRINGTATYGITNHGKGHIVFDTDGGMEIRAVKDGMGNALNYQLGEQTFLGRALMVDIGKDVERVSIDYTTGPDAAALQWLSPQQTGDKKHPFLFTQGQAILTRTWIPVQDSPGIRITYDARVRVPSELMAVMSATNSTERSADGTYSFSMKQPIPPYLIALAVGDLDFRSVGGRTGVYAEPGMVEKAAKEFVDMERMVAAAEELYGPYRWGRYDVIVLPPSFPFGGMENPMLTFATPTIIAGDGSLVALIAHELAHSWSGNLVTNATWDDFWLNEGFTVYFEKRICEKLYGTDYAQMLAVLGRQELMRTMHQLEADSMHADTKLKLDLGGRNPDDGMTDVAYEKGYAFLTALEAATGREKFDPFLRGYFDRFAFQSMTTEGFLDYLKKELLSPLGIAFNVDEWVYGPGLPSTALQPVSSRFALVDAELTKWKSGTAANGLATKAWTPFQWMHFLRHLPTTVEHPRLKELDGTFGFTNSGNTEIQAAWFEVCIRSDYRDPYVALSDFLTRIGRRKFLMPLYAELMKTEGGAVVARGIYKQARPNYHAVSVRTIDEMLDWQKMSEPVTM; from the coding sequence ATGCGACCCTCTTTTCAACTCATTTCCGTCGGCAACGCGCTGGCCCTTGCCATAGGCCTTTCCTCCTGCGGCGCCCCAGAACAACGCGCCGATGACACCACCGGCGCCCCAGCCCCCACCACCGCCATGGACAAGCACAGCGCAAGCACCCCCGAGGAGGCGGTGATCAAGCACCTGGACCTGGAGCTCGCCGTGGATATGGCCGCGCACCGGATCAATGGCACCGCCACCTATGGCATCACCAATCACGGCAAAGGCCACATTGTGTTCGACACCGATGGCGGCATGGAGATCCGCGCCGTGAAGGACGGCATGGGCAACGCGCTCAACTACCAGCTCGGTGAGCAGACCTTCCTCGGTCGCGCGCTCATGGTGGACATCGGCAAGGACGTGGAGCGCGTGAGCATCGACTACACCACCGGCCCTGATGCTGCTGCACTGCAATGGTTGTCGCCGCAGCAGACCGGCGACAAGAAGCATCCCTTCCTTTTCACGCAAGGGCAGGCCATCCTCACACGCACGTGGATCCCCGTGCAGGACAGCCCAGGCATCCGCATCACATACGATGCCCGCGTGCGCGTGCCCAGCGAGCTCATGGCCGTGATGAGCGCCACCAATAGCACCGAGCGCAGCGCCGATGGTACCTACAGCTTCAGCATGAAGCAGCCCATACCGCCGTACCTCATCGCACTGGCCGTCGGCGACCTTGACTTCCGCAGCGTGGGCGGGCGCACAGGCGTGTACGCCGAACCCGGCATGGTGGAGAAGGCCGCCAAGGAGTTCGTGGACATGGAGCGCATGGTAGCCGCCGCCGAAGAACTCTACGGTCCTTACCGGTGGGGCCGCTACGATGTCATCGTACTGCCGCCCAGTTTCCCATTCGGCGGTATGGAAAACCCCATGCTCACGTTCGCCACGCCCACCATCATCGCGGGCGATGGCTCGCTGGTGGCGCTCATCGCGCACGAGCTGGCGCATAGCTGGAGCGGCAACCTGGTGACCAACGCCACCTGGGACGACTTCTGGCTGAACGAAGGCTTCACGGTGTACTTCGAAAAGCGCATCTGCGAGAAGCTTTACGGCACCGACTATGCGCAGATGCTCGCCGTGCTCGGTCGCCAGGAACTGATGCGCACCATGCACCAGCTGGAAGCCGACAGCATGCATGCCGACACCAAACTGAAACTGGACCTCGGCGGCCGCAACCCCGACGACGGCATGACGGACGTGGCGTACGAGAAGGGCTACGCCTTCCTCACCGCGCTGGAAGCAGCGACAGGTCGCGAGAAGTTCGACCCCTTCCTGCGCGGCTACTTCGATCGATTCGCCTTCCAGAGCATGACCACCGAAGGCTTCCTCGACTACCTGAAGAAGGAACTGCTCTCACCGCTCGGCATCGCCTTCAACGTGGATGAATGGGTGTACGGCCCGGGCCTGCCCAGTACCGCGCTGCAACCGGTGAGCAGCCGCTTCGCGCTGGTGGATGCCGAACTGACGAAGTGGAAGAGCGGCACTGCGGCCAACGGTCTTGCCACGAAGGCATGGACGCCCTTTCAATGGATGCACTTCCTGCGCCACCTGCCCACAACCGTTGAACACCCGCGCCTGAAGGAACTTGACGGAACTTTCGGTTTCACCAACAGCGGCAACACGGAGATACAAGCCGCTTGGTTCGAGGTGTGCATCCGTAGCGACTACCGCGACCCGTACGTGGCGCTGAGCGACTTCCTCACGCGCATCGGCCGCCGCAAGTTCCTGATGCCGCTGTACGCCGAACTGATGAAGACCGAAGGAGGAGCCGTGGTTGCGCGTGGCATCTACAAGCAAGCGCGGCCCAATTACCACGCCGTCAGCGTGCGCACCATCGATGAGATGCTCGACTGGCAGAAGATGAGCGAGCCGGTGACGATGTGA
- a CDS encoding type II toxin-antitoxin system PemK/MazF family toxin: MKPGDVVRWSFVQSDGQRKMRPAVIIGVVPPFNDWLVCAVSSQLHRAVPDLDIVIGAQHPDFHRTGLRMESVLRVAQLTTLPDKAVQGAIGEVSPGTLAEMRTRLKKWLG; this comes from the coding sequence ATGAAACCCGGCGACGTGGTGCGGTGGTCCTTCGTGCAAAGCGATGGACAGCGGAAGATGCGGCCCGCGGTGATCATCGGCGTAGTGCCTCCGTTCAACGACTGGCTCGTCTGTGCTGTTAGTTCGCAACTCCACCGGGCAGTTCCGGATCTGGACATCGTCATCGGTGCTCAGCATCCCGACTTCCACCGGACGGGCTTGCGCATGGAAAGCGTGTTGCGTGTTGCCCAACTCACCACGTTGCCTGACAAGGCGGTCCAAGGAGCCATCGGCGAGGTCTCGCCGGGTACGCTCGCTGAGATGCGGACAAGGCTCAAGAAGTGGTTGGGTTAA